The Neovison vison isolate M4711 chromosome 13, ASM_NN_V1, whole genome shotgun sequence genome includes a region encoding these proteins:
- the TIMM9 gene encoding mitochondrial import inner membrane translocase subunit Tim9, which produces MAAQIPESDQIKQFKEFLGTYNKLTETCFLDCVKDFTTREVKPEETTCSEHCLQKYLKMTQRISMRFQEYHIQQNEALAAKAGLLGQPR; this is translated from the exons ATGGCTGCACAAATACCAGAATCTGATCAGATAAAACAG TTTAAGGAGTTTCTTGGAACCTACAATAAACTTACAGAAACCTGCTTTTTGGATTGCGTTAAAGACTTCACAACTAGAGAAGTGAAACCTGAAGAG ACCACCTGTTCAGAACACTGcttacagaaatatttaaaaatgacacaGAGAATATCCATGAGATTTCAGGAGTATCATATTCAGCAGAATGAAGCCCTGGCAGCCAAAGCAGGACTTCTTGGCCAACCACGATAG
- the TOMM20L gene encoding TOMM20-like protein 1, which produces MPSVRTVLGLLAALAACGAVAFLGYCVYFDRKRRGDPAFRRRLRDKRRAQQRKAEGPGAQLWDLAKNEKLQELFLQEIRMGQLWLSRGECQLGVEHLSTALLVCGQPQELLKVFKHTLPPQVFEMLLHKIPLICQQFEADMNEQEYLEDDRD; this is translated from the exons ATGCCCAGCGTCCGCACCGTCCTCGGCCTCCTGGCGGCTTTGGCGGCCTGCGGCGCCGTCGCCTTCCTGGGCTACTGTGTTTACTTCGACCGGAAGCGGCGCGGCGACCCCGCGTTCAGGCGCCGCCTGCGGGACA AAAGAAGAGCCCAGCAGCGGAAGGCTGAGGGACCGGGCGCCCAG TTGTGGGATCTGGCAAAGAATGAAAAATTGCAAGAACTTTTTCTGCAAGAGATACGAATGGGACAACTTTGGTTATCCAGAG GAGAGTGTCAGCTGGGGGTTGAACATCTCAGCACTGCCCTTTTAGTGTGTGGACAACCACAGGAACTTCTGAAGGTTTTCAAACACACACTTCCTCCTCAAGTATTTGAGATGCTATTGCACAAAATTCCCCTTATTTGCCAG CAATTTGAGGCAGACATGAATGAACAGGAATACTTGGAGGATGATCGTGATTGA